The following are encoded together in the Scomber scombrus chromosome 7, fScoSco1.1, whole genome shotgun sequence genome:
- the LOC133983318 gene encoding melanocortin-2 receptor accessory protein 2A-like, with product MSGSDSPNSTSVPPVLDYEWRYEYYDEEEPVSFEGLRAHRYSIVIGFWVGLAVFVIFMFFLLTLLTKTGAPHPDGQPCEKRPRLIGYMDTNLDKGAPPFHPCGLDSSRSLFQCYVSKDVQGSCTALWTTPGGVGGGASGGHMRPSSSQEEEEEEDEEEEEVDTTLLQELAVTANRMENEPILLAHFNIPNFVNSEQSLTIGEDDLLLRERDQRGMIRKHEDNDDFT from the exons atGTCAGGATCTGACAGTCCAAACAGCACCAGTGTGCCTCCGGTCCTGGACTATGAATGGAGATATGAATACTATGACGAGGAGGAGCCGGTGTCTTTTGAAGGACTGAGGGCACACCGCT ACTCTATAGTGATCGGCTTCTGGGTCGGCCTGGCTGTCTTTGTCATCTTTATGTTCTTTCTGCTCACTCTTCTGACCAAGACTGGAGCTCCACATCCCGA TGGACAGCCATGTGAGAAACGTCCTCGTCTGATTGGCTACATGGATACCAACCTGGACAAAGGAGcccctcccttccacccttgTGGTCTGGACTCGTCTCGTTCTCTCTTCCAGTGCTATGTGTCCAAGGACGTTCAGGGGAGCTGCACGGCCCTGTGGACCACACCTGGAGGTGTAGGTGGAGGAGCATCAGGAGGACACATGAGGCCCAGCAGCAgccaggaagaagaagaagaggaggatgaggaggaggaggaggtggacaCTACACTCCTGCAGGAACTAGCAGTGACGGCTAACAGGATGGAGAATGAACCCATCCTGCTGGCTCACTTCAACATCCCTAACTTTGTGAACTCAGAGCAGAGTTTGACAATAGGAGAGGACGACCTGCTGCTGAGAGAGAGGGATCAGAGAGGCATGATCAGGAAGCACGAAGACAACGATGACTTCACCTGA